Proteins from one Astatotilapia calliptera chromosome 8, fAstCal1.2, whole genome shotgun sequence genomic window:
- the LOC113027825 gene encoding uncharacterized protein LOC113027825 — MVLVFMLRVSWICFLLFGRGACLPVLVKGQSGGTGRLGHLGWVPGTGGVGAVRWFPGTGLRGDGSTGSVRVDTGDWASGAGRAGALSVGTTGVGRDTSVTTGLGVGSSGTSGVDVGSSVTAGVGAGSSGGVGSAGGSGSGRVGIGGFTGSSFFAGFPWVNAPTGGAPSSFDPQDWMPSQTYPDFNAWYTSQVPLGMFMAPPALPSSYIIQNGNGYQRGREAFSYSKYTDDVYSPFPLSPVLPHDPESVPVVDSQRIKV, encoded by the exons ATGGTGCTTGTCTTTATGCTGAG GGTTTCCTGGATTTGCTTCCTCCTTTTTGGCCGAGGTGCTTGCCTGCCTGTTTTAGTTAAAG GTCAGTCTGGTGGCACTGGAAGATTGGGCCACCTTGGCTGGGTACCTGGTACTGGAGGGGTTGGTGCTGTCAGATGGTTCCCTGGAACTGGATTGCGTGGGGATGGTAGCACTGGATCTGTAAGAGTTGATACTGGTGACTGGGCCTCTGGTGCTGGCAGAGCTGGTGCTTTAAGTGTTGGCACAACTGGGGTTGGTCGTGACACCTCGGTTACTACAGGGCTTGGTGTTGGCAGCTCTGGTACTAGTGGGGTTGACGTTGGCAGTTCTGTTACTGCAGGCGTCGGTGCTGGTAGCTCTGGAGGGGTTGGATCTGCTGGCGGCTCCGGCTCTGGAAGGGTTGGTATTGGTGGCTTTACTGGATCCTCattttttgctggctttccATGGGTAAATGCTCCTACAGGGGGAGCTCCTTCCTCCTTTGACCCACAGGACTGGATGCCCTCTCAGACCTATCCTGACTTTAATGCCTGGTATACCTCTCAAGTGCCACTTGGCATGTTTATGGCTCCACCTGCATTGCCTTCATCCTACATCATCCAGAACGGCAATGGTTACCAGCGAGGAAGAGAAGCCTTTTCTTACTCCAAATACACTGACGATGTCTACAGCCCCTTTCCTCTAAGCCCTGTGCTGCCACACGATCCAGAAAGTGTCCCAGTGGTTGATTCTCAAAGGATAAAGGTTTGA